A single region of the Azospirillum fermentarium genome encodes:
- a CDS encoding sulfatase-like hydrolase/transferase — protein sequence MSKSTQTAQPNILMIVVDQYRYPRFSYGPKQGLAEPLKEILGFRGPSELTHNDYTQYFPGLTRLRKNAVALHNHTIGSSACTPSRAVMFTGQYGTRTGVTQTDGMFKDGNAVQFPWLKADGYPTMGHWMRAVGYSTHYFGKWHISNPRGHSLERFGFADWELSYPEPHGAAINNLGVYRDPGFADNACLFLRRRGLALPYDYGVSEDEARIGDGTQATDAALRPWFAVVSFTNPHDIATYPTVISQALPAIPEGDAAPEEGKTQPVFGPLDVPLEGQMSPPPKEGTMTMPLNPGGFPQDCAGGIPTWDEDLTSKPSCQHDAAYKIGLALSAKSSHGAVSGAKDAVTALLDEIIPGKHPRPIKDRWGAAVDLALKFTIPFQLSAHPEDYSIQFLQFYGWLHSQVDPQINRVLQTLEETGQADNTIVLFMADHGELGAAHNMMLEKWHVAYEEAVHVPMVVRFPAAIHDQNGALSHVNAVTSHADLVPTVLGLTGVDAQTLSDAASALAERHTMAPLPGVDLTPVLKSPDTPVTYPDGTAREGVLFITDDEVTEPSEHGRLTQPDYYDAYEVYCETVQAVRTGTHGVITAVPSLADGPVCQPNHIRCVRTRTAKLSRYFDPADETNVEWEMYDLVKDPNEVTNLLQVKGDAPTARTDLDKLPGWYDAATVQADADHLHTLLKTLEARDLPVPLPGELAVPA from the coding sequence ATGAGCAAGAGCACGCAAACCGCTCAACCCAACATTCTGATGATCGTCGTGGATCAGTACCGGTATCCACGTTTTTCCTATGGTCCGAAGCAGGGGCTGGCCGAGCCGCTGAAGGAAATCCTTGGGTTCCGGGGGCCGTCGGAGCTGACCCACAATGATTATACCCAGTATTTCCCCGGTCTGACCCGCCTGCGCAAAAACGCGGTGGCGCTGCACAACCATACCATCGGGTCCAGCGCCTGCACCCCCAGCCGGGCGGTGATGTTCACCGGCCAGTACGGCACCCGCACCGGCGTGACCCAGACCGACGGCATGTTCAAGGACGGCAACGCCGTGCAGTTCCCGTGGCTGAAGGCCGACGGTTATCCCACCATGGGCCACTGGATGCGGGCCGTGGGCTATTCCACCCATTATTTCGGCAAGTGGCACATCAGCAACCCGCGCGGCCATTCCCTGGAACGCTTCGGCTTCGCCGACTGGGAACTCTCCTATCCCGAACCCCACGGGGCGGCGATCAACAATCTGGGCGTCTACCGCGACCCCGGTTTCGCCGACAACGCCTGCCTGTTCCTGCGCCGCCGCGGGCTGGCGCTGCCGTACGATTACGGGGTTTCGGAGGATGAGGCGCGGATCGGCGACGGCACCCAGGCGACCGATGCCGCCCTTCGCCCGTGGTTCGCGGTGGTGTCGTTCACCAACCCCCACGACATCGCCACATATCCCACGGTGATTTCCCAGGCCCTGCCCGCCATCCCGGAAGGGGATGCGGCGCCGGAGGAGGGCAAGACCCAGCCGGTGTTCGGCCCGCTCGACGTGCCGCTGGAAGGCCAGATGTCGCCCCCGCCCAAAGAGGGCACCATGACGATGCCGCTCAACCCCGGCGGCTTTCCGCAGGATTGCGCCGGCGGCATCCCCACCTGGGACGAGGATCTGACCTCCAAGCCCTCGTGCCAGCATGACGCGGCGTACAAGATCGGGCTGGCCCTGTCGGCCAAGTCGAGCCACGGTGCCGTCAGCGGTGCCAAGGACGCCGTCACGGCGCTTCTGGACGAGATCATCCCCGGCAAGCACCCGCGGCCGATCAAGGACCGCTGGGGTGCGGCGGTGGATCTGGCCCTGAAATTCACCATCCCGTTCCAGCTTTCCGCGCACCCCGAGGATTACAGCATCCAGTTCCTGCAGTTCTATGGCTGGCTGCACTCCCAGGTCGATCCCCAGATCAACCGCGTGCTCCAGACGCTGGAGGAAACCGGGCAGGCGGACAACACCATCGTGCTGTTCATGGCCGACCACGGCGAGCTGGGGGCCGCCCACAACATGATGCTGGAAAAATGGCACGTCGCCTATGAAGAGGCGGTGCATGTGCCCATGGTGGTGCGGTTCCCGGCCGCGATCCACGATCAAAACGGCGCGCTGAGCCATGTGAACGCCGTCACCAGCCACGCCGATCTCGTGCCCACCGTGCTGGGCCTGACCGGCGTCGATGCGCAAACGCTGAGCGATGCCGCCTCTGCACTGGCCGAACGCCACACCATGGCCCCCCTGCCCGGCGTCGATCTGACCCCGGTGCTGAAGAGCCCCGACACCCCGGTCACCTACCCCGACGGCACGGCGCGCGAAGGCGTGCTGTTCATCACCGACGACGAGGTGACGGAACCGTCCGAGCACGGGCGCCTGACCCAGCCCGATTACTACGATGCGTACGAGGTCTATTGCGAAACGGTCCAGGCGGTGCGCACCGGCACCCATGGCGTCATCACCGCCGTACCGTCCCTGGCCGACGGCCCGGTGTGCCAGCCCAACCACATCCGCTGCGTGCGCACCCGGACCGCCAAGCTGTCCCGCTATTTCGACCCGGCGGACGAGACGAACGTGGAATGGGAGATGTACGATCTGGTCAAGGACCCCAACGAGGTGACCAATCTGCTGCAGGTGAAGGGCGACGCCCCCACGGCGCGCACCGATCTGGACAAACTGCCCGGCTGGTACGATGCGGCCACGGTGCAGGCCGACGCCGACCACCTTCACACCCTGCTGAAAACGCTGGAAGCACGTGACCTGCCCGTCCCGCTGCCGGGCGAACTGGCGGTTCCGGCGTAA
- a CDS encoding phenol hydroxylase subunit P4 — translation MALVALDKDYADKIDIRDRVENFHGNIVVYLHWEEHLSFCAATAFPLLPDMPFGALLGDILPTYYGMHPDFAAIDWAAVRWTVDGTAVTPDPEKSLKDHGVGHKSLIRFWTPGLNGYRGSCS, via the coding sequence ATGGCCCTCGTGGCGCTCGACAAGGATTATGCCGACAAGATCGACATCCGTGACCGGGTGGAGAACTTCCACGGCAACATCGTCGTCTATCTGCACTGGGAAGAGCATTTGAGCTTCTGTGCGGCCACCGCCTTCCCGCTGCTGCCCGACATGCCGTTCGGCGCGCTGCTGGGCGACATTCTGCCGACCTATTACGGCATGCACCCCGACTTCGCCGCCATCGACTGGGCGGCGGTGCGGTGGACCGTGGACGGCACGGCGGTCACCCCCGATCCCGAAAAGAGCCTGAAGGACCACGGGGTGGGTCACAAGTCGCTGATCCGTTTCTGGACACCCGGCCTGAACGGCTACCGCGGTTCGTGCAGCTAA
- a CDS encoding catechol 2,3-dioxygenase translates to MAMTGVLRPGLAQIRVLDIDAAVKHYVEHVGLMKVGTCGDGRVMLKGRDEFDHHSLVLRPSDQAGFDLFAFKVESDEALSAFEKRLTAYGVEVTPVAAGEQPGFGRRIAFTLPSGHRIDLYAEVARADEIPDVENPYIWKSVPHGMGAIRMDHILLYGPDIDKNLDIFENCLDFKLAEKVDDPEGNVFAIWLTCSNKAHDIAFVRHPEPGKLHHVAFFIEDWNAIGHAADVMVREDIAIDLGPTRHGITRGQTIYFFDPSGNRNEVFAGGYTFYPDDPVRTWSFDQVGRGIFYYERALNERFLGVVT, encoded by the coding sequence ATGGCAATGACGGGTGTGTTGCGCCCTGGTCTGGCGCAGATCCGTGTTCTGGATATCGACGCGGCGGTGAAGCACTATGTCGAACACGTCGGGCTGATGAAGGTCGGGACGTGCGGCGACGGCCGCGTGATGCTGAAGGGCCGCGACGAGTTCGATCACCACTCGCTGGTGCTGCGCCCGTCCGATCAGGCGGGCTTCGACCTCTTCGCCTTCAAGGTCGAGAGCGACGAGGCGCTCAGCGCCTTTGAAAAGCGCCTGACCGCCTATGGGGTCGAGGTGACGCCGGTTGCCGCCGGGGAACAGCCGGGGTTCGGGCGCCGCATCGCCTTCACCCTGCCGTCGGGCCACCGCATCGACCTCTACGCCGAGGTGGCGCGGGCCGACGAGATCCCCGATGTGGAGAACCCCTACATCTGGAAGAGCGTGCCCCATGGCATGGGCGCCATCCGCATGGACCACATCCTGCTGTACGGCCCCGACATCGACAAGAATCTGGACATCTTCGAAAATTGCCTGGATTTCAAGCTGGCGGAAAAGGTCGATGACCCCGAGGGCAACGTCTTCGCCATCTGGCTGACCTGCTCCAACAAGGCGCACGACATCGCCTTCGTCCGCCACCCCGAGCCGGGCAAGCTGCACCACGTCGCCTTCTTCATCGAAGACTGGAACGCCATCGGCCACGCCGCCGACGTGATGGTGCGCGAGGACATCGCCATCGACCTGGGCCCCACCCGCCACGGCATCACCCGCGGCCAGACCATCTATTTCTTCGACCCCTCGGGCAACCGGAACGAGGTGTTCGCCGGCGGCTACACCTTCTACCCCGACGATCCGGTGCGCACCTGGAGCTTCGATCAGGTGGGCCGCGGCATCTTCTATTACGAGCGCGCGCTG
- a CDS encoding phenol hydroxylase subunit, producing the protein MPTALSPPTVRITGIRRNRFVEFDYSVGDRDLSVELIMPFAAFDEFCRRERAVMLPPEGEAPMPERLAGLYRAPERQT; encoded by the coding sequence ATGCCCACCGCGCTGTCGCCGCCCACGGTCCGCATCACCGGCATCCGCCGCAACCGCTTCGTCGAGTTCGACTATTCGGTGGGGGACCGGGATCTCAGCGTCGAACTCATCATGCCCTTCGCCGCGTTCGACGAATTTTGCCGGCGGGAGAGGGCGGTGATGCTGCCCCCCGAGGGGGAGGCGCCGATGCCGGAACGGCTGGCCGGCCTCTACCGCGCCCCCGAACGCCAGACCTGA
- a CDS encoding aromatic/alkene/methane monooxygenase hydroxylase/oxygenase subunit alpha — protein sequence MSTTTAAPFTTKAKLGLKQRYALLTRGLDWEPSYQSKSALYPYAEFEGIKIHDWSKWEDPFRLTMDAYWKFQAEKERKLYAVLDSFAQNNGQLGLSSPRYLNAIKLFLTGVSPLEYQAHRGFAHVGRHTPGVGPRIAAQMQSLDELRHVQTQIHTLSHYNKFFDGFNEFSHMHDRVWYLSVPKSFFDDARTAGPFEYFIAIGFAFEYVLTNLLFVPFMSGAAYNGDLATVTFGFSAQSDESRHMTLGIEVIKFLLEQDPDNLPIVQKWVDKWFWRGHRVLGLVAMMMDYMLPKKIMSWREAWDIYFTEAGGALFGDLSRYGLRVPKYADIATAEAEHISHQNWCTFYQYTHAAAFHTWLPSAEEMDWLSEKYPNTFDKYYRPRYEMWAEMEKEGKRFYNNALPQLCTTCQIPMVYTEPGDPTTISFRSSHFRGDTYHFCSDGCKDVFDGEPEKYAQSWLPVHQIFQGQCGGASMEDVLKYYRLNPGVDNMDQTGSPDQVMWDAWMAARSKVGG from the coding sequence ATGTCCACCACCACGGCCGCGCCGTTCACCACCAAGGCCAAACTGGGTTTGAAGCAGCGCTACGCCCTGCTGACCCGCGGGCTGGACTGGGAGCCCAGCTACCAGTCGAAATCCGCGCTCTACCCCTACGCGGAGTTCGAGGGGATCAAGATCCACGACTGGTCCAAGTGGGAAGACCCGTTCCGCCTGACCATGGACGCCTATTGGAAGTTCCAGGCGGAGAAGGAGCGCAAGCTCTACGCCGTGCTCGACAGCTTCGCCCAGAACAACGGCCAGCTCGGCCTGTCCAGCCCGCGCTACCTCAACGCCATCAAGCTGTTCCTGACCGGCGTGTCGCCGCTGGAGTATCAGGCGCACCGCGGCTTCGCCCATGTGGGGCGCCACACCCCCGGCGTCGGCCCGCGCATCGCCGCCCAGATGCAGTCGCTGGACGAGCTGCGCCACGTCCAGACCCAGATCCACACGCTGAGCCACTACAACAAGTTCTTCGACGGCTTCAACGAGTTCAGCCACATGCACGACCGCGTGTGGTATCTGTCGGTGCCCAAGTCGTTCTTCGACGACGCCCGCACCGCCGGGCCGTTCGAATACTTCATCGCCATCGGCTTCGCCTTTGAATATGTGCTGACCAACCTGCTGTTCGTGCCCTTCATGTCGGGGGCGGCGTACAACGGCGATCTGGCGACCGTCACCTTCGGTTTCTCGGCCCAGTCGGACGAGAGCCGGCACATGACGCTGGGCATCGAGGTCATCAAGTTCCTGCTGGAACAGGACCCCGACAATCTGCCCATCGTGCAGAAGTGGGTGGACAAGTGGTTCTGGCGCGGGCACCGGGTGCTGGGCCTCGTCGCCATGATGATGGACTACATGCTGCCCAAGAAGATCATGTCGTGGCGGGAGGCGTGGGACATCTATTTCACCGAGGCCGGCGGCGCCCTGTTCGGCGACCTGTCGCGCTATGGCCTGCGGGTGCCGAAATACGCCGACATCGCCACGGCGGAGGCCGAGCACATCAGCCATCAGAACTGGTGCACCTTCTACCAGTACACCCACGCCGCCGCCTTCCACACCTGGCTGCCGAGTGCGGAGGAAATGGACTGGCTGTCGGAGAAGTACCCGAACACCTTCGATAAATACTACCGCCCCCGCTACGAGATGTGGGCGGAGATGGAGAAGGAGGGCAAGCGTTTCTACAACAACGCCTTGCCGCAGCTGTGCACCACCTGCCAGATCCCCATGGTCTACACCGAGCCGGGCGACCCGACGACCATCTCGTTCCGCTCCTCGCATTTCCGCGGCGACACCTATCATTTCTGTTCCGACGGCTGCAAAGACGTCTTCGACGGCGAGCCGGAGAAGTACGCCCAATCCTGGCTGCCGGTGCACCAGATCTTCCAGGGCCAGTGCGGCGGCGCGTCGATGGAGGACGTGCTGAAGTATTACCGGCTCAATCCCGGCGTGGACAACATGGACCAGACGGGATCGCCCGATCAGGTCATGTGGGATGCCTGGATGGCCGCCCGCAGCAAGGTCGGCGGCTGA
- a CDS encoding MmoB/DmpM family protein, with product MSRVVSITLQNTDAARPIIDAITADNPGLVVNAMPGIVKIDREGSLIIRRESVESRIGRTWDPQELHLCIVSMAGNVDEDDDYFALAWAH from the coding sequence ATGTCCCGTGTCGTTTCCATCACCTTGCAGAACACCGACGCCGCCCGCCCGATCATCGACGCCATCACCGCCGACAACCCCGGGCTGGTGGTCAACGCCATGCCCGGCATCGTGAAGATCGACCGCGAAGGTTCCCTCATCATCCGCCGGGAATCGGTGGAAAGCCGCATCGGGCGCACCTGGGATCCGCAGGAACTCCACCTGTGCATCGTCTCCATGGCCGGCAACGTGGACGAGGACGACGATTACTTCGCCCTGGCCTGGGCCCACTGA
- a CDS encoding 2Fe-2S iron-sulfur cluster binding domain-containing protein, producing MENTFAIHLEGRDTPFPCRGGETVLEALDRAWGPGGRAMIGAKRIPTGCRRGGCGVCRVQVLAGRYRTGPTGRNHVSVEEEGEGYALACRLTPESDLTVRPALKVPVRAEIPPYTLSPPGRGPG from the coding sequence ATGGAAAACACCTTCGCCATCCATCTGGAGGGCCGGGACACCCCCTTTCCCTGCCGCGGCGGCGAGACGGTGCTGGAAGCGCTGGACCGTGCGTGGGGGCCGGGGGGGCGGGCGATGATCGGCGCCAAGCGCATTCCCACCGGCTGCCGCCGCGGCGGCTGCGGCGTGTGCCGGGTGCAGGTACTGGCCGGGCGCTACCGCACCGGCCCCACCGGGCGCAACCACGTCAGTGTGGAGGAGGAGGGGGAGGGCTACGCGCTCGCCTGCCGCCTGACCCCCGAAAGCGACCTGACCGTGCGCCCGGCGCTGAAGGTGCCGGTGCGTGCCGAAATCCCCCCTTACACCCTCTCCCCACCGGGGAGGGGGCCGGGGTGA
- a CDS encoding GntR family transcriptional regulator — translation MLMTKQTMTVIGDPCSTGQWLEERILSGGIAPGARIVLDDIAEQRAVALSEVREAVLRLAGDGLVVVENGVVRAAPVSLADLKDLTATRVVVETEALRQSIACGGDSWRRQIHQSFERLAAVEPLAFDNPRDFLGEWEQCNAGFHAALVSACPLRRLMDVNRRLYKQHQRYRRLALLGGRGQRDVHAEHLGLYEAALSRDADGAARLLARHIGNTVDQLANGIRDGSWFGTPTGG, via the coding sequence ATGCTCATGACCAAGCAGACGATGACGGTGATCGGCGATCCCTGCAGTACCGGCCAATGGCTGGAAGAGCGCATCCTGTCGGGCGGCATCGCTCCGGGGGCGCGGATCGTTCTCGACGATATCGCCGAACAGCGGGCGGTGGCCCTGTCGGAGGTGCGGGAAGCGGTGCTGCGGCTGGCCGGCGACGGTCTGGTGGTGGTGGAAAACGGGGTGGTGCGGGCGGCCCCGGTGTCGCTGGCCGACCTGAAGGATCTGACCGCCACCCGCGTGGTGGTGGAAACCGAGGCGCTGCGCCAGTCCATCGCCTGCGGCGGCGATTCATGGCGGCGGCAGATTCACCAGTCGTTCGAGCGGCTGGCGGCGGTGGAGCCGCTGGCCTTCGACAACCCGCGGGATTTCCTGGGCGAATGGGAACAGTGCAACGCCGGCTTCCACGCGGCGCTGGTGTCCGCCTGCCCGTTGCGCCGGCTGATGGACGTCAACCGCCGGCTCTATAAGCAGCACCAGCGCTACCGCCGTCTGGCCCTGCTGGGCGGGCGGGGGCAGCGCGACGTCCACGCCGAGCATCTGGGCCTGTACGAGGCGGCCCTGTCCCGCGATGCCGATGGCGCGGCCCGGCTGCTGGCCCGGCACATCGGCAACACGGTGGATCAGCTTGCCAACGGCATCCGTGACGGAAGCTGGTTCGGAACGCCGACGGGGGGATGA
- a CDS encoding NADH:ubiquinone reductase (Na(+)-transporting) subunit F yields the protein MTHTLTIEPTGDTVEVDEGQTILDACLRQGIWLPHACGHGLCGTCKVEVADGEVDHGDASPFALMDFERDGGKTLACTATLMSDVTIEAELDDDPDARRIPVRDFAGTVVRLDDLTHDVKGVFIQLDGPGIEFQAGQYVNLTVPGVDGPRAFSLANPPSQPGLVELHVRLVPGGRATGYIHHDLAVGDRLRLSGPYGRFLVRKSAEAPMIFLAGGTGLSSPKSMILDLLEEGCPHEMLLIHGVRTARDLYDRDLFTDLAARHPTLTYVPVLSEPGAGDGWDGETGFVHEALARRYGGVFAGRKAYLCGPPPMVEACIRTLMQGRLFERDIHTERFLTAGDADAAKVKSPVFRRL from the coding sequence GTGACCCACACGCTGACCATCGAACCCACCGGCGACACGGTGGAGGTGGACGAGGGCCAGACCATTCTGGATGCCTGTCTGCGGCAGGGGATCTGGCTTCCCCACGCCTGCGGACACGGGCTGTGCGGCACCTGCAAGGTCGAGGTGGCGGACGGCGAGGTGGACCACGGCGATGCCTCCCCCTTCGCGCTGATGGATTTCGAGCGGGACGGGGGCAAGACGCTGGCCTGCACCGCCACCTTGATGTCCGACGTCACCATCGAAGCCGAACTGGACGACGATCCCGACGCCCGGCGCATCCCGGTGCGCGACTTTGCCGGCACCGTGGTGCGGCTGGATGACCTGACCCACGATGTGAAGGGGGTGTTCATCCAACTGGACGGCCCCGGCATCGAATTCCAGGCCGGGCAGTACGTCAACCTGACGGTGCCCGGCGTGGACGGGCCGCGGGCCTTCTCGCTGGCCAACCCGCCGTCGCAGCCGGGGCTGGTCGAGCTGCACGTGCGGCTGGTGCCGGGCGGGCGGGCCACCGGCTACATCCACCACGATCTCGCGGTGGGCGACCGGCTGCGGCTGTCCGGCCCCTATGGCCGCTTCCTGGTGCGCAAATCGGCGGAGGCGCCGATGATCTTCCTGGCCGGCGGCACCGGGCTGTCCAGCCCGAAATCCATGATCCTCGACCTGCTGGAAGAGGGGTGCCCCCACGAGATGCTGCTGATCCACGGGGTGCGCACCGCCCGCGACCTCTACGACCGGGATCTCTTCACGGATCTGGCGGCCCGCCATCCCACCCTGACCTATGTGCCGGTGCTGTCGGAGCCCGGCGCCGGGGACGGGTGGGACGGGGAAACCGGCTTCGTCCACGAGGCGCTGGCCCGCCGCTACGGCGGCGTGTTCGCGGGGCGCAAGGCGTACCTGTGCGGTCCGCCGCCCATGGTGGAAGCCTGCATCCGCACGCTGATGCAGGGCCGGCTGTTCGAACGCGACATCCACACCGAGCGTTTCCTGACCGCCGGCGATGCCGACGCGGCCAAGGTGAAAAGCCCGGTCTTTCGGAGGCTGTGA
- a CDS encoding sigma-54-dependent Fis family transcriptional regulator: protein MSSPTSRSERGGRAAGSAPAPPSTPLIPPHIVDEAGASMPDLADLSARLRFCPGDGRIWLGDHRMLMVHLAALVELRRELVGALGAEAARGLFTRMGYASGCKDAEVARQIRPGSEMSAFYVGPQMHGLEGMVHVEPVRLEVDIAAGRHYGEFIWHSSAEVDAHMAAFGVSAEPVCWMQIGYASGYTSIFMGQPILYREVECRGAGGKHCRIIGKPVHEWDDPNGDLVYLQRDGLATLIRGVPAPRLSTLGTDPARGTGGEPRPPGLVGVSSGFLAAYHLLEKVARTNASVLFLGETGVGKEMFARSLHGMSNRAGGPFIAINCAAIPDNLIEAELFGVERGAYTGATQTRPGRFERAHGGTIFLDEVGTLNLAAQGKLLRVLQEREVERVGGTETRRVDVRVIAATNVNLRDDIKRGAFREDLFFRLNVFPVRIPPLRERKEDIAPLVRHFLLKYTDRHGRAVQGITDRAMRRLVDYEFPGNVRELENMIERAVILAPDDGSAIDIGHLFACGDEVEAPFFGVVDPSGALVDGRDPPAPATPSAAGLDDPGHVVDAILLREIPLDELENRIIETAVSRADGNLAEAARMLGLSRAQLAYRYRKGRE, encoded by the coding sequence TTGAGTTCACCGACCAGCCGGTCCGAGCGCGGCGGACGTGCCGCCGGGTCTGCGCCCGCACCGCCGTCCACACCGCTCATCCCCCCCCACATCGTGGACGAGGCGGGGGCAAGCATGCCCGATCTGGCCGACCTGTCGGCGCGCCTGCGCTTTTGCCCCGGCGACGGGCGCATCTGGCTGGGCGACCACCGGATGCTGATGGTGCATCTGGCCGCACTCGTCGAATTGCGCCGCGAACTGGTGGGTGCGCTGGGGGCGGAGGCGGCGCGCGGCCTGTTCACCCGCATGGGCTATGCCTCGGGCTGCAAGGACGCGGAGGTGGCGCGCCAGATCCGACCCGGCAGCGAGATGAGCGCCTTCTACGTCGGCCCGCAGATGCACGGGCTGGAAGGCATGGTGCATGTGGAGCCGGTGCGGCTGGAGGTGGACATCGCCGCCGGGCGCCACTACGGCGAATTCATCTGGCACAGCTCGGCGGAGGTGGATGCCCACATGGCCGCCTTCGGCGTCAGCGCCGAGCCGGTGTGCTGGATGCAGATCGGCTACGCCTCGGGCTACACCAGCATCTTCATGGGCCAGCCGATCCTGTACCGCGAGGTGGAATGCCGCGGGGCCGGCGGCAAGCACTGCCGCATCATCGGCAAGCCGGTGCATGAGTGGGACGACCCCAACGGCGATCTGGTCTATCTGCAGCGCGATGGTCTCGCCACGCTGATCCGCGGCGTGCCGGCCCCGCGGCTGTCCACCCTGGGCACCGACCCGGCCCGCGGCACCGGCGGCGAACCGCGGCCGCCGGGGCTGGTGGGGGTGTCGTCGGGGTTCCTGGCCGCGTACCACCTGCTGGAAAAGGTGGCGCGCACCAACGCCTCCGTGCTGTTCCTGGGCGAAACCGGGGTGGGCAAGGAGATGTTCGCCCGCTCCCTGCACGGCATGAGCAACCGGGCCGGCGGCCCCTTCATCGCCATCAACTGCGCCGCCATCCCCGACAACCTGATCGAGGCGGAACTGTTCGGGGTGGAACGCGGCGCCTACACCGGCGCCACCCAGACCCGCCCCGGCCGGTTCGAGCGCGCCCACGGCGGCACCATCTTCCTGGACGAGGTGGGCACGCTGAACCTCGCGGCCCAGGGCAAGCTCTTGCGCGTGCTGCAGGAGCGGGAGGTGGAACGGGTCGGCGGCACCGAAACCCGGCGGGTGGACGTGCGCGTCATCGCCGCCACCAACGTCAACCTGCGCGACGACATCAAGCGCGGGGCGTTCCGCGAGGATCTGTTCTTCCGCCTCAACGTGTTCCCCGTGCGCATCCCGCCGTTGCGCGAGCGCAAGGAGGACATCGCGCCGCTGGTGCGGCACTTCCTGCTGAAATACACCGACCGCCACGGGCGCGCGGTGCAGGGGATCACCGACCGCGCCATGCGCCGGCTGGTGGATTACGAATTCCCCGGCAACGTGCGCGAACTGGAGAACATGATCGAGCGCGCGGTGATCCTGGCCCCCGACGACGGCAGCGCCATCGACATCGGCCACCTGTTCGCCTGCGGCGACGAGGTGGAGGCACCGTTCTTCGGCGTGGTCGATCCCAGCGGCGCGCTGGTGGACGGACGCGACCCGCCCGCCCCGGCCACACCGTCCGCGGCGGGCCTGGACGACCCCGGCCATGTGGTGGATGCCATCCTGCTGCGGGAAATTCCGCTGGACGAACTGGAAAACCGCATCATCGAAACCGCGGTCAGCCGCGCCGACGGCAATCTGGCCGAGGCGGCGCGGATGCTGGGCCTGTCACGGGCCCAGCTTGCCTACCGCTACCGCAAGGGGCGGGAGTAA
- a CDS encoding aromatic/alkene monooxygenase hydroxylase subunit beta, whose amino-acid sequence MTIEIKTLKVEPRRQTFGHIARRLGADKPASRYEEATFDIQATGNFHYKPLWGADHWHYDPRRTAIVMADWYALRDPRQYYYASYNIARAAQYQNTESNFEFVEKRNLLAQVDADWRDTVAFYLLPLRHMEWGANNNSADMCDRGYGAAVTIPCIFAAGDHLGMAQIIGRIGLLLDGNSGRLLEQAKTRWMDAPEWQGLRRVMEDSMVTKDWFELFVAQHLVMDGVLYPLVYGTFDVAGQRRGATGLSMLTEFMADWFTEHSRWVDAVIKTAAAESDANRALLSGWFGHWAARMGEAAAPLAARVLGDEAGAAAVADAVAALTARAKALGLTV is encoded by the coding sequence GTGACCATCGAGATCAAGACCCTGAAGGTGGAGCCGCGCCGGCAGACCTTCGGCCACATCGCCCGCCGCCTGGGGGCCGACAAGCCGGCGTCGCGGTACGAGGAAGCCACCTTCGACATCCAGGCCACCGGCAATTTCCATTACAAGCCGCTGTGGGGTGCCGACCACTGGCACTACGACCCCCGCCGCACGGCCATCGTGATGGCGGACTGGTACGCGCTGCGCGACCCGCGCCAGTATTATTACGCCAGCTACAACATCGCCCGCGCCGCCCAGTACCAGAACACCGAATCCAATTTCGAGTTCGTGGAAAAGCGCAACCTGCTGGCGCAGGTGGACGCGGACTGGCGCGACACCGTGGCCTTCTACCTGCTGCCGCTGCGGCACATGGAATGGGGGGCTAACAACAACAGCGCCGACATGTGCGACCGCGGCTATGGGGCGGCGGTGACCATCCCCTGCATCTTCGCCGCCGGCGACCATCTGGGCATGGCGCAGATCATCGGGCGCATCGGCCTGCTGCTCGACGGCAACTCGGGCCGGCTCCTGGAACAGGCCAAGACCCGGTGGATGGACGCGCCGGAATGGCAGGGCCTGCGCCGGGTGATGGAAGACAGCATGGTGACCAAGGACTGGTTCGAGCTGTTCGTGGCCCAGCATCTGGTGATGGACGGCGTTCTCTACCCGCTGGTCTACGGCACCTTCGACGTGGCGGGCCAGCGCCGCGGCGCCACCGGGCTGTCGATGCTGACCGAATTCATGGCCGACTGGTTCACCGAGCACAGCCGCTGGGTGGATGCGGTGATCAAGACCGCGGCGGCGGAATCCGACGCCAACCGGGCGCTGCTGTCCGGCTGGTTCGGCCACTGGGCCGCCCGCATGGGCGAAGCCGCCGCCCCGCTGGCCGCCCGTGTTCTGGGGGACGAGGCCGGGGCCGCGGCGGTGGCCGACGCCGTGGCGGCGCTGACGGCGCGGGCCAAGGCCCTTGGTCTGACCGTCTGA